In the Palaeococcus pacificus DY20341 genome, one interval contains:
- a CDS encoding energy-coupling factor transporter transmembrane component T family protein — protein MMYNLYIERDSLMHRLDPRVKIFSSLLGIVAVVLFNSPSALLVIFLSLVISLRFLAKITLNEQWKVLKPLTPLMVITMVIWPFILKPPLFGLFVGLGYALRLGSLALITFSLLLTTKQRDLILGFIKLKMPYEIGLTLTIALRYIPTLYALTLTIMDAQKSRGLELEKGSFLKRAKNTVPVLVPLIISSIKTAHELSIALESRAFGAGKKRTFLYEIRMGKKDYIALLLVLLLFAVAVIFRYKFGIGYIKIY, from the coding sequence ATGATGTATAACCTGTACATTGAGCGCGATTCTCTAATGCACAGACTCGATCCGAGGGTTAAAATATTCTCCTCCCTCTTGGGGATAGTAGCAGTGGTCTTGTTTAACAGCCCATCTGCGTTGCTTGTAATATTCCTTTCCTTGGTTATTTCTCTTCGATTCTTGGCCAAAATAACCCTAAATGAGCAGTGGAAGGTCTTAAAGCCCCTCACACCCCTCATGGTTATAACGATGGTAATATGGCCCTTCATTTTAAAGCCTCCTCTCTTTGGCCTTTTTGTGGGCTTGGGCTATGCACTGAGGCTCGGCTCGCTTGCACTGATAACTTTCTCCCTCTTGCTCACAACAAAGCAGAGGGATTTAATTTTGGGATTCATAAAGCTTAAAATGCCCTATGAGATTGGTCTGACTTTAACGATAGCTCTAAGGTATATCCCGACACTTTACGCGCTCACGCTGACAATAATGGATGCCCAAAAGTCGAGGGGTTTGGAACTAGAGAAGGGCAGCTTCCTAAAGCGTGCTAAAAACACAGTCCCGGTTCTTGTTCCGCTTATAATATCTTCTATAAAAACTGCCCATGAGCTCAGCATAGCGCTTGAAAGCCGGGCTTTTGGGGCTGGAAAAAAGAGAACTTTTCTCTACGAGATTCGCATGGGAAAGAAGGACTATATCGCACTGCTCTTAGTGCTCCTACTCTTCGCGGTGGCTGTAATTTTTAGGTATAAGTTTGGTATAGGCTACATTAAAATTTATTAG
- a CDS encoding energy-coupling factor ABC transporter ATP-binding protein, which yields MIEVRNLWHIYEGRKVALKGVNLTLGNEIVALVGPNGSGKTTLAKHLNGLLKPTKGEVIVDGKNTKEHSVAELSRLVGYVFQNPENMFFEENVFNEVAFGPKNLGLSEEEVEKRVRWALKQVNLEGYDERHPYSLSGGEKQRVAIACMLAMKPKYLILDEPTTGLDEKSAESVKRIINNLYKKGHGILLITHEMELVLELADRVVLLYSGEKAFDGSVQEFFELPLREYSLDTPSLLKISKPLEVGFVRNVEEFLRVVLDDV from the coding sequence ATGATAGAGGTCAGGAACCTTTGGCATATCTACGAAGGAAGGAAAGTAGCCCTTAAGGGTGTAAACCTAACCCTGGGAAATGAAATAGTGGCGTTAGTTGGCCCTAATGGCTCTGGAAAAACAACACTAGCTAAGCATTTAAACGGTCTCTTAAAGCCAACTAAGGGTGAAGTAATCGTTGATGGAAAAAATACAAAAGAGCATAGCGTCGCTGAACTTTCACGATTAGTTGGTTACGTTTTTCAAAATCCTGAAAACATGTTCTTTGAGGAGAATGTTTTTAATGAAGTCGCTTTTGGGCCAAAAAATTTGGGCTTAAGTGAGGAAGAGGTTGAAAAGAGGGTTAGATGGGCTCTAAAACAAGTGAACTTAGAAGGTTATGATGAGAGGCATCCATACTCTCTCAGCGGCGGTGAGAAGCAACGTGTGGCTATTGCGTGCATGCTGGCAATGAAGCCCAAGTATTTAATTTTGGATGAGCCTACTACTGGATTGGACGAAAAGAGCGCGGAGAGCGTTAAACGAATTATAAATAACCTTTACAAAAAGGGTCATGGGATTTTGCTCATTACCCATGAAATGGAGCTCGTTTTAGAGCTTGCCGACCGTGTAGTCCTCCTTTACAGCGGAGAGAAGGCTTTTGATGGAAGTGTTCAGGAGTTCTTCGAACTTCCTTTGAGGGAGTACTCTCTCGATACGCCATCTCTTCTTAAAATTTCAAAGCCACTCGAGGTGGGCTTTGTGAGGAACGTGGAAGAATTTTTGAGGGTGGTTCTCGATGATGTATAA
- a CDS encoding Lrp/AsnC family transcriptional regulator has translation MPGIDEIDEAILKELRKNGRATLTELGQKLGLTPASIKNRMEKLKKLGAIKGYTAIVDPTFLDEFVQAIIEVEVTSEANLDKALVSLSMKDNVLSVYRKTGEYQILIRANFKSMKELKNFINMLAYNVFRANMRRYRVSIVLDQIKDSGVMVKRVPMKEERRYRRRR, from the coding sequence ATGCCGGGGATAGACGAAATCGACGAGGCAATTTTGAAGGAGCTAAGAAAAAACGGTAGAGCTACTTTAACCGAGCTAGGGCAAAAGCTAGGGCTAACCCCCGCAAGCATCAAAAATAGGATGGAAAAACTGAAGAAGCTTGGAGCTATAAAAGGCTACACTGCAATAGTTGATCCGACGTTTTTGGATGAGTTTGTTCAAGCGATTATAGAGGTTGAAGTAACGAGCGAAGCCAATTTGGACAAGGCATTGGTTTCGTTAAGCATGAAAGACAACGTTTTAAGCGTCTACAGGAAGACGGGAGAATACCAAATCCTCATAAGAGCCAACTTCAAGAGCATGAAAGAGCTCAAGAACTTCATCAACATGCTGGCCTACAACGTTTTTAGGGCTAACATGCGGCGCTATAGAGTTTCCATAGTCCTGGATCAAATCAAAGATAGCGGTGTAATGGTCAAAAGAGTTCCAATGAAAGAAGAAAGAAGATATAGGAGAAGACGCTAA
- the mobA gene encoding molybdenum cofactor guanylyltransferase, with translation MFAFILAFPEKRWENYLLPVDEEPMVRIVERRLLEAKRIDDVFTIIKKGQLKRYSLHISNPVEVKAKNKLEALYKALPSSGEVFLVEGNMPLIMPFLVNYLSTLFLESDSEALIPSWRDGTLEVTHAFYEVKPLKRALETCLAENEKKLSCIAKHLDYEKVSIEALSSKNPKVTLSFFKVRNSFDLRFAEESLRKI, from the coding sequence ATGTTCGCGTTTATTTTAGCCTTTCCAGAGAAGAGATGGGAAAACTACCTCTTGCCGGTAGATGAAGAGCCGATGGTAAGGATAGTCGAGCGGAGGCTTTTGGAAGCAAAGCGTATAGACGATGTTTTCACAATAATTAAGAAGGGCCAGCTGAAAAGATACTCACTTCACATATCGAACCCCGTTGAAGTTAAAGCAAAAAACAAGCTTGAGGCCCTCTACAAAGCTCTTCCAAGCTCTGGTGAGGTCTTTTTGGTGGAGGGCAACATGCCTTTAATAATGCCCTTCTTAGTGAATTACCTCTCGACCCTATTTTTAGAGAGTGATAGCGAAGCACTCATACCTTCGTGGCGCGACGGAACTCTTGAAGTAACACATGCCTTTTATGAAGTAAAGCCCTTAAAGAGAGCGCTGGAAACCTGTTTGGCTGAGAACGAGAAAAAGCTTAGCTGCATAGCAAAGCACCTCGACTACGAAAAGGTGAGCATTGAAGCTCTCTCTTCCAAAAACCCAAAGGTAACGCTGAGCTTCTTTAAAGTTAGAAACTCCTTTGATTTGAGGTTTGCTGAAGAGTCATTGAGAAAAATTTGA
- the ppcA gene encoding phosphoenolpyruvate carboxylase: MIPRTMSTQHPDNVFIPFFAQEPTLGGEDEVTEAFYAFSVLGIEEQMWDFEGKEVDEFVVKKLLEKHGYFFKERRLGKSFRLTPRVPNPSVEKTEAKLLLETLESIPRSADYAKIFYGEEVIPIFEVILPMTTSSEEIERVYELYKRYIAGKQYKRVYDVKIYEWIGEFFPKEISVIPLFETKEAILNAHEILEEYITGKDIEYQRVFLARSDPAMNYGLISAVLYDKYALFKLQELEEEMGIEIYPIIGVGGAPFRGHFTPGNVKGVLEEYKSAQTFTVQSSFKYDNTPKDVIKAVEKIKSSKRGKAEAIGEEMFELLPKYERAYSAELRALAPLIREVAKYVPSRRRRKLHIGLFGYSREVNGMALPRAIKFTASLYSIGVPPELLGLSALSESELEKVSEYYKGLYRDLSSALMYFNPRAAEKFKFLKPITDLQKELGVEPMEEHEAITTRILSGEFDEGLIVEAAGLRGFLG; this comes from the coding sequence ATGATACCAAGAACAATGAGTACTCAACATCCTGACAACGTGTTTATTCCCTTCTTCGCTCAAGAACCCACCCTTGGTGGAGAGGATGAAGTAACGGAGGCATTTTATGCCTTCAGCGTCTTGGGGATAGAGGAGCAGATGTGGGACTTTGAGGGCAAAGAGGTGGACGAGTTTGTCGTCAAAAAGCTCCTCGAGAAGCACGGCTACTTTTTCAAAGAACGCAGACTTGGAAAGAGTTTTAGACTAACGCCGAGAGTACCAAATCCAAGTGTTGAAAAAACCGAAGCAAAGCTTTTGCTTGAAACTTTGGAGAGCATTCCACGTTCAGCGGATTATGCGAAGATCTTCTATGGTGAAGAGGTAATTCCGATATTTGAAGTTATTCTGCCTATGACCACATCTTCCGAGGAGATTGAGCGGGTTTATGAGCTCTACAAGCGCTACATCGCAGGAAAGCAGTACAAGAGAGTCTACGACGTGAAGATATACGAGTGGATAGGAGAGTTTTTTCCCAAAGAGATAAGCGTGATTCCTCTTTTCGAGACGAAGGAGGCCATCTTAAACGCTCACGAAATCCTCGAGGAGTACATAACGGGAAAGGACATTGAATACCAGCGCGTTTTCCTAGCGAGGAGCGATCCGGCTATGAACTACGGCCTAATAAGTGCAGTTCTTTATGACAAATATGCTCTATTTAAGCTCCAAGAGCTTGAAGAAGAGATGGGGATTGAGATATATCCTATCATTGGAGTTGGGGGAGCACCTTTTAGGGGGCACTTCACACCCGGGAACGTTAAAGGGGTTTTGGAGGAGTATAAAAGCGCCCAGACTTTCACCGTCCAGAGCTCATTTAAGTACGACAACACTCCAAAAGATGTCATAAAAGCCGTGGAAAAAATAAAATCCTCCAAGAGAGGAAAAGCTGAGGCAATAGGTGAGGAGATGTTTGAACTCCTTCCAAAATACGAGAGGGCGTATTCAGCGGAGCTCAGAGCTTTAGCGCCGCTTATAAGGGAGGTGGCAAAATACGTTCCTTCAAGGAGAAGAAGAAAGCTCCACATCGGCCTTTTTGGATACTCAAGAGAGGTTAACGGCATGGCTCTACCTAGGGCTATAAAGTTCACCGCATCGCTCTATTCAATTGGCGTTCCACCAGAGCTCTTAGGGCTGAGTGCTTTAAGTGAAAGCGAGCTTGAGAAGGTTAGCGAGTACTATAAAGGTCTTTACAGAGACCTGAGCTCTGCCCTGATGTATTTCAACCCAAGAGCGGCAGAGAAGTTCAAGTTCTTAAAACCTATCACCGATCTTCAAAAGGAGCTTGGAGTCGAACCTATGGAAGAGCACGAGGCGATAACCACGAGGATACTAAGCGGAGAGTTCGATGAGGGCTTAATCGTCGAAGCAGCGGGTTTGAGAGGGTTTTTGGGTTGA
- a CDS encoding biotin transporter BioY, translating to MRAKDIAYPALFAALTAVGAQISIPIGEVPITLQVLFILLSGLILGSRLGFLSQIIYLLMGAIGLPVFAGFKGGFVYLYGPTGGYLIAFPIAAFLVGLISEKKENITGYAIASLVGILAIYLLGWFRLGLFMHDFGKAFKVGVAPFIVIDLLKAVIAVVVADRVKRAVRI from the coding sequence ATGAGAGCAAAAGATATAGCTTACCCAGCTTTATTTGCCGCCTTAACAGCAGTTGGTGCCCAAATAAGCATTCCAATTGGAGAAGTCCCCATAACACTGCAGGTGCTCTTCATTCTGCTTAGTGGGTTAATTTTAGGCTCTCGTTTGGGATTTTTGAGCCAGATAATTTACCTCCTGATGGGTGCTATAGGACTACCAGTGTTTGCAGGCTTTAAAGGCGGCTTTGTCTACCTTTATGGGCCTACAGGGGGCTACTTAATAGCATTTCCAATAGCGGCCTTCTTGGTGGGCCTAATAAGTGAAAAGAAAGAAAACATAACGGGCTATGCAATCGCTTCGCTCGTTGGAATCTTAGCAATCTACCTCTTAGGCTGGTTCAGGCTGGGACTGTTTATGCACGACTTTGGAAAGGCCTTTAAAGTTGGTGTTGCACCGTTTATAGTCATTGACCTCCTAAAGGCAGTAATAGCGGTAGTTGTTGCAGATAGGGTGAAGAGAGCGGTAAGGATTTAA
- a CDS encoding HD domain-containing protein, with protein sequence MHTISKYFSLLDGLKLVRDPIYGFIEVPVEFLPVIDNKLFQRLRWVSQLPLEQLVYPSAQHSRFEHSLGTMYLSMLTAITLLQDGISKKRIYSAIKDDANTTHIPSKKLGKFFVTVAGLVGLLHDVGHAPFSHTLEDATKYTQKDIEYNHEIVGFKISEHILKNYTKGTRGKDEGFREDVAKTVLAVLNKSISLSELSPIQKILRTIIDNVIDVDKGDYVLRDSYHCGVTYGNYGLERLWRHVRITSDYTLGVSPKGAIEAWSLRFARYKMYKNVYKHHVRNITDALLIKILANSFDILDKENLRLVLPFGGTNLQDEETLLRFAFWTDNQFLKILTEIEEGHFTKDFNLNVKPLIEKFLKRELHKRYHKILLEQFGIVKIDKKTIIRIRKVLEDIEHNKNVELSFIITRDILPPVFTKDVQASIRVINRRGKEIPLAEYLGFSIDRLLKGYEDVDVNEELDKYNEPGFYLEIFAPKNTNENLKKEIEEHLDSEFSRQ encoded by the coding sequence GTGCACACAATCTCTAAATATTTTTCTTTATTAGACGGGTTAAAATTAGTTAGAGACCCAATATATGGCTTTATTGAAGTTCCTGTTGAATTCTTACCAGTAATAGACAATAAACTCTTTCAAAGATTGAGATGGGTAAGTCAGCTTCCACTAGAACAGCTTGTATATCCCTCAGCTCAGCATTCTAGGTTTGAACATTCCCTTGGTACAATGTATCTTTCAATGCTAACTGCAATAACGTTACTGCAGGATGGTATCTCCAAGAAGAGAATTTACTCTGCAATCAAAGACGATGCTAATACGACTCATATTCCATCTAAAAAATTGGGGAAGTTCTTTGTTACAGTAGCTGGATTAGTGGGATTATTACACGATGTTGGGCATGCACCATTTAGCCACACACTTGAGGATGCCACTAAATATACTCAAAAAGATATAGAGTACAATCACGAGATAGTTGGATTTAAGATATCTGAGCATATATTAAAGAATTATACAAAAGGAACCCGAGGAAAAGATGAAGGATTTCGAGAAGATGTCGCCAAAACCGTACTTGCTGTTTTGAACAAAAGTATATCTTTAAGTGAGCTATCTCCCATCCAAAAGATATTAAGAACAATTATTGATAATGTCATAGATGTAGATAAAGGAGACTATGTGCTAAGAGATTCCTATCACTGTGGAGTTACCTATGGAAATTATGGTCTAGAGAGACTGTGGAGACATGTTCGTATTACTAGTGATTATACCTTGGGAGTTTCTCCAAAGGGGGCTATTGAGGCATGGAGTCTAAGGTTTGCAAGATATAAAATGTACAAGAATGTGTATAAGCATCATGTGAGAAATATCACTGATGCATTGTTGATTAAGATTCTCGCAAACTCTTTTGATATATTAGATAAGGAAAATTTACGGTTGGTATTGCCATTTGGTGGTACAAATCTGCAAGATGAAGAGACATTATTACGTTTTGCATTCTGGACGGATAACCAGTTTCTCAAAATATTAACGGAAATAGAAGAAGGACATTTCACCAAAGATTTTAACTTAAATGTTAAGCCCCTGATAGAGAAGTTCCTTAAAAGAGAACTCCACAAGAGATACCATAAAATTCTCCTAGAGCAATTTGGGATTGTTAAAATTGATAAAAAAACAATTATCCGGATACGTAAGGTATTGGAAGATATTGAACACAATAAAAATGTCGAGTTAAGTTTTATAATTACTAGAGATATATTGCCTCCAGTATTCACAAAAGATGTCCAAGCAAGCATTCGAGTAATAAATAGAAGGGGAAAAGAGATCCCCTTAGCTGAGTATCTAGGTTTTTCCATAGACCGACTACTCAAAGGATATGAAGATGTTGATGTAAATGAAGAGCTTGATAAATACAACGAACCTGGTTTCTATTTGGAAATATTTGCCCCAAAAAACACTAACGAAAACCTAAAAAAAGAAATTGAGGAACACTTAGATAGTGAGTTCTCTAGGCAATAA
- a CDS encoding thiamine ABC transporter substrate-binding protein yields the protein MKKLPLLLALMLLVVPALGCISQKEQTPTQTSTLAEENELVVYSYDSFEYLAKEVIPKFEEKYGVKVELVLIGDAGEVLNRLILEKDNPQADVVVGIDNSLLAKAIDADILEPYKPSNIDLVPKELLFDPTYHLIPYDYGYIAINYRKDMVQNPPQSLEDLTKPEWKGKLVIEDPRTSSPGAAFLLWTIAVYGDDGYLYYWEKLKQNDVQIVKGWTEAWNAFTAGEFPLVLSYATSPAAAVYYENKTMFGALAFSEGNYMQIEGAGIIKGAKHKELAKKFIEFMLTEEFQSAIPTNQWMYPANPNVKLPEVFEYATKPEKSANPDPKYIAENFDRWIKEWTALMVEGKSAEEIINSRG from the coding sequence ATGAAAAAGTTACCATTATTGTTGGCTTTAATGCTCCTTGTAGTTCCTGCTTTGGGCTGCATATCTCAAAAGGAGCAAACTCCAACACAAACATCAACTTTGGCTGAAGAAAACGAGCTTGTCGTTTATTCCTACGACAGCTTTGAGTACCTGGCAAAAGAAGTCATACCCAAGTTCGAAGAGAAGTACGGCGTTAAAGTCGAGCTCGTTTTGATAGGCGATGCCGGAGAAGTTTTAAACCGTTTAATCTTGGAGAAGGACAACCCACAGGCTGATGTGGTTGTTGGTATTGACAACAGCCTTTTAGCCAAAGCAATAGACGCTGACATCTTAGAGCCATACAAACCGAGCAACATCGATTTAGTTCCAAAGGAGCTTTTATTTGACCCAACATATCACCTGATTCCCTATGATTACGGCTACATAGCCATAAACTACCGCAAGGACATGGTTCAAAACCCACCGCAGAGCCTTGAGGACTTAACAAAGCCCGAGTGGAAAGGGAAGCTCGTTATAGAGGACCCAAGAACTTCTTCTCCAGGAGCGGCGTTCCTTCTTTGGACAATTGCCGTTTACGGTGACGATGGGTATCTCTACTATTGGGAGAAGCTTAAGCAAAACGATGTGCAGATTGTTAAGGGATGGACAGAGGCATGGAATGCCTTTACAGCTGGAGAATTCCCACTCGTGTTGAGCTATGCAACAAGCCCAGCGGCGGCAGTTTACTATGAGAACAAGACCATGTTTGGAGCTTTAGCTTTCTCAGAAGGCAACTACATGCAGATTGAGGGTGCGGGAATAATTAAGGGTGCAAAGCACAAAGAGCTCGCGAAGAAGTTCATCGAATTTATGCTTACGGAGGAGTTCCAAAGCGCAATTCCAACCAACCAGTGGATGTATCCCGCTAATCCAAACGTTAAGCTTCCTGAGGTCTTTGAGTATGCCACAAAGCCTGAGAAGAGTGCCAACCCCGATCCAAAGTACATAGCGGAGAACTTTGACAGGTGGATAAAAGAGTGGACCGCTTTGATGGTGGAAGGCAAGAGCGCCGAGGAGATAATTAATAGCAGGGGTTAG
- a CDS encoding biotin--[acetyl-CoA-carboxylase] ligase — protein MLKGSLKDSKVKREILKTLREREVVSGDAIASKLSISRVAVWKHVKELIGLGYEIESTPKGYKLLKEPNKPYPWELNVKAYYFLKVDSTMNVAKELAEKGEEEWTFIIAEEQTHGRGRLKRSWESQKGGLYFSVILRPEISLSEVRGLLEPASQAIAETLKEYGLSAEVHRGDVFIGKNKIAGILVEAEGELDLVDFVIMGIGVNVNNAPPKGVAATSIKNELNQEVSLLKFSKTLFDALMRWLG, from the coding sequence ATGTTGAAAGGTTCACTAAAAGACAGCAAAGTAAAGCGTGAAATCCTAAAAACCCTCCGCGAAAGAGAAGTAGTTTCAGGCGATGCAATAGCATCAAAGCTAAGCATTTCGAGGGTTGCTGTGTGGAAGCATGTGAAAGAGCTTATTGGGCTTGGTTATGAAATAGAATCAACACCAAAGGGCTATAAACTTTTAAAAGAACCAAACAAACCTTATCCATGGGAACTAAATGTTAAGGCTTACTATTTCTTGAAGGTTGACTCCACAATGAACGTTGCTAAAGAGCTTGCTGAAAAAGGGGAGGAAGAGTGGACTTTTATAATTGCGGAAGAGCAAACACATGGGAGAGGAAGGTTAAAGCGTTCCTGGGAGTCCCAAAAAGGAGGTCTATATTTTTCGGTGATTTTAAGGCCTGAAATAAGCTTAAGTGAAGTGCGGGGACTTTTGGAGCCCGCTTCACAGGCAATAGCTGAGACGCTCAAAGAGTATGGCTTATCTGCGGAGGTACATCGTGGTGATGTATTTATAGGCAAAAATAAAATCGCGGGGATACTGGTTGAGGCGGAGGGTGAGCTGGATTTGGTTGATTTTGTCATTATGGGTATCGGAGTTAATGTTAATAACGCGCCCCCTAAAGGAGTGGCTGCGACGTCCATTAAAAATGAACTGAACCAAGAAGTGAGCCTCCTTAAGTTTTCGAAAACGCTGTTTGATGCACTGATGAGATGGCTGGGATGA
- the upp gene encoding uracil phosphoribosyltransferase, protein MMEDKRWKGVYSFEDSPFIMEVLTELRDKETDSISFRKGLVKLGRYMGYELTKTMEVEKIKVETPLEETEGVVVKDRRNVVIITVLRAAIPLMEGLIKVLEHARVGIISASRGKAPKFEIEMNYVKVPQVKPEDTVIITDPMIATGSTLIKVIEEVKKYGSPKRLIVLGVLAAPEGISRIKEAHPEVEIFVTKIDRELNEKGYILPGLGDAGDRAFGAPIKVSTLPQMHTLE, encoded by the coding sequence ATGATGGAAGATAAGAGGTGGAAAGGTGTTTACTCCTTTGAGGATTCGCCATTTATTATGGAAGTCTTGACAGAGCTCAGGGATAAAGAGACGGACAGCATATCATTTAGGAAAGGCCTAGTGAAGCTTGGAAGATACATGGGTTATGAGCTCACGAAAACTATGGAAGTTGAAAAGATTAAGGTCGAGACTCCACTAGAAGAAACTGAGGGTGTCGTAGTTAAAGACAGGAGAAACGTGGTAATAATAACGGTTTTGAGGGCAGCTATTCCTTTAATGGAAGGTCTCATAAAAGTGCTCGAGCATGCGCGCGTAGGAATAATCTCTGCCTCAAGAGGAAAAGCTCCGAAGTTCGAGATCGAGATGAACTACGTTAAAGTCCCACAAGTAAAGCCAGAAGACACCGTTATAATCACGGATCCAATGATAGCCACAGGCTCAACGTTGATCAAAGTCATTGAAGAGGTCAAGAAGTACGGAAGTCCAAAGAGGCTCATAGTGCTTGGAGTCCTGGCTGCTCCAGAAGGTATCTCAAGGATTAAGGAAGCTCATCCCGAAGTGGAGATATTCGTTACAAAAATCGATAGAGAGCTCAATGAAAAGGGATACATCCTTCCAGGGCTCGGGGATGCCGGAGACAGGGCTTTTGGAGCACCAATAAAGGTTTCAACGCTCCCACAGATGCACACTCTTGAGTGA
- a CDS encoding S9 family peptidase, protein MKKLDIKDLGKFRLLGGLDVYKNKTAFTVAEISLEKDDYFSKIYLYDGRKVKPFTSGPKDSNPKFSPDGKLIAFTSKRDKESKEAELYLIPTTGGEARLLRKFKFGISDYEFSPDGKQLVVIAPVEIERRKKKDEDVHLIKEIPFWFNGIGWIYGKRSHIFLVNLESGRKRKLTKGKLNVQTLKWSSSGDKIYFIAEENKEKEPMISDLFVLDLKSRKIEKLTESKWRISDFVVLDETTFILRMSTLERGIPTNTHIYLFNAETKEIKKLTAELDRSAYNSLNCDVRGKSRNPLIYKDGWVYYIATDGPRANLFRVNLEGKIERVIGGDRSVETFGIGSYLVFIAQDATTPTELYVFRDGKERKVSDFNGWIKEYKLSKPEHFKVKASDGVEIDAWIMKPLDFKEGKKYPAILEIHGGPKTAYGYSFMHEFHVLTAKGFVVIFSNPRGSDGYGEEFADIREHYGERDYQDLMEVVDEALKRFDFIDEERIGVTGGSYGGFMTNWIVGHTKRFKAAVTQRSISNWVSFFGTTDIGYFFAPDQIGKDPWSNLDGYWEKSPLKYAPNVETPLLIIHSIEDYRCWLPEALQFYTALKYLGKEVELALFPGENHDLSRSGKPKHRVKRLELIAGWMERWLKG, encoded by the coding sequence ATGAAGAAGCTCGACATTAAAGACCTCGGCAAGTTTAGACTCCTTGGAGGGTTGGATGTTTACAAAAACAAGACGGCCTTTACAGTTGCGGAGATAAGTCTCGAGAAGGACGACTATTTTTCAAAGATCTACCTCTATGATGGGCGAAAGGTTAAGCCCTTTACATCCGGCCCAAAGGACTCAAATCCAAAGTTCTCTCCCGACGGAAAGCTAATAGCTTTTACATCAAAGCGCGATAAGGAGAGCAAGGAAGCTGAGCTTTACCTAATTCCAACAACGGGTGGAGAAGCTAGGCTTTTAAGGAAGTTTAAGTTTGGCATTAGTGACTATGAATTTTCTCCTGATGGGAAGCAATTGGTGGTAATAGCCCCTGTAGAGATTGAAAGAAGGAAGAAGAAAGATGAAGACGTTCACTTAATCAAAGAGATTCCCTTCTGGTTCAATGGTATCGGCTGGATTTACGGAAAAAGGAGCCACATCTTTCTCGTAAACCTCGAGAGTGGTAGAAAGCGAAAATTAACGAAGGGCAAGCTTAATGTTCAAACACTCAAATGGAGCTCCAGTGGAGATAAAATCTACTTCATAGCTGAAGAGAACAAGGAAAAGGAGCCCATGATAAGCGACCTCTTCGTTTTGGACTTAAAGAGTAGGAAAATTGAGAAGCTTACCGAATCCAAATGGCGCATCTCTGACTTTGTAGTCCTCGACGAAACAACATTTATTTTAAGAATGAGCACTCTTGAGAGGGGAATTCCAACGAACACTCACATCTACCTCTTTAACGCCGAGACGAAGGAAATTAAAAAGCTCACCGCAGAACTCGATAGGAGTGCTTACAATTCTCTCAACTGCGACGTTAGAGGAAAATCGAGGAATCCGCTCATATACAAAGATGGCTGGGTATACTACATAGCCACCGACGGTCCGAGGGCGAACCTCTTTAGAGTAAACCTCGAAGGTAAGATTGAGCGCGTTATTGGTGGAGATAGGAGCGTTGAGACATTTGGCATTGGTAGTTATTTAGTCTTCATAGCTCAAGATGCCACGACCCCAACGGAGCTCTACGTTTTCAGGGACGGGAAAGAGAGGAAAGTTAGCGACTTCAACGGTTGGATTAAAGAGTATAAGCTCTCAAAACCTGAGCACTTCAAGGTTAAAGCTTCCGATGGCGTGGAAATTGACGCTTGGATAATGAAACCCCTTGACTTCAAGGAAGGAAAGAAGTATCCCGCTATCCTTGAGATTCACGGAGGACCTAAGACCGCTTATGGCTACTCATTCATGCACGAATTCCATGTTTTAACGGCTAAGGGCTTTGTGGTAATATTCTCCAACCCGAGGGGAAGCGACGGCTATGGGGAGGAGTTCGCCGACATTAGGGAGCACTACGGCGAGAGGGACTATCAGGACCTGATGGAGGTCGTTGATGAAGCTTTGAAGAGGTTTGATTTCATTGATGAAGAAAGAATCGGCGTTACCGGAGGTTCTTACGGGGGCTTCATGACGAACTGGATTGTAGGGCATACTAAGAGGTTTAAAGCTGCAGTAACCCAGAGATCAATCTCCAATTGGGTAAGCTTCTTTGGAACGACGGATATAGGCTACTTCTTTGCGCCAGACCAAATTGGAAAAGACCCATGGAGCAATCTCGATGGCTACTGGGAGAAGAGCCCCCTCAAATACGCGCCAAATGTTGAAACGCCTTTACTCATAATACACTCAATAGAAGACTACCGCTGCTGGCTCCCGGAGGCCCTGCAGTTCTACACAGCACTCAAATATTTAGGCAAAGAAGTTGAGCTCGCGTTGTTCCCGGGTGAAAACCATGATCTCTCGAGGAGCGGAAAGCCAAAGCACAGGGTTAAGAGGTTGGAGCTCATAGCAGGGTGGATGGAGAGGTGGTTGAAGGGATGA